The proteins below are encoded in one region of Sulfolobus sp. A20:
- a CDS encoding class I fructose-bisphosphate aldolase — MSGLEIRINKLFEKGRAFVVALDHGLVMGPLKGIENPVEVVSKIAKNGPDALQMTPAMVKLVKENFFSRSSPMLIARLDTANVWRQKYKEYDSGYYSLIYRLKDAINVGADAVVTYLVVGYGDDRVEGYNLEALASVRREANDYGIPFIIEPLFVNKGNQDSVKDNELVKYVTRLASEIGADILKVDYTGNKEMFKEVVNVAFAPILIRGGPKTSNDEEFLQMLRDALQAGAKGVTVGRNLWQAKEPDRLAKAISKIVHENADVGEVLKTFK, encoded by the coding sequence GTGAGTGGGTTAGAAATCCGCATAAATAAGCTATTCGAGAAAGGTAGGGCTTTTGTAGTAGCCTTAGATCATGGATTAGTAATGGGTCCCCTAAAGGGCATAGAAAACCCTGTCGAGGTAGTTAGTAAGATTGCCAAAAATGGTCCAGATGCGTTACAAATGACTCCAGCTATGGTGAAGTTGGTGAAGGAGAACTTCTTCTCAAGGAGTTCACCTATGTTAATTGCTAGACTGGATACTGCAAATGTTTGGAGACAGAAGTATAAGGAGTATGACTCTGGTTATTACTCGTTAATATACAGACTTAAGGACGCTATAAATGTTGGGGCAGATGCCGTAGTAACTTACTTAGTAGTAGGATATGGTGATGATAGGGTTGAGGGGTATAATTTAGAGGCTTTAGCGTCAGTGAGAAGAGAGGCTAATGATTACGGAATTCCGTTCATCATAGAACCATTATTTGTGAATAAAGGAAATCAAGACTCCGTGAAAGATAACGAGTTAGTGAAATATGTAACTAGGCTAGCATCTGAAATAGGTGCGGACATTTTGAAGGTTGATTACACTGGTAATAAGGAGATGTTTAAAGAGGTTGTTAACGTCGCCTTTGCTCCAATATTAATAAGAGGAGGACCTAAGACTAGTAATGATGAAGAATTTTTGCAAATGCTAAGGGATGCTTTACAAGCTGGAGCAAAAGGAGTTACCGTTGGACGTAATTTATGGCAAGCCAAGGAGCCAGATAGACTAGCAAAGGCAATTTCAAAAATTGTACATGAAAACGCTGATGTTGGAGAAGTTTTAAAAACCTTTAAATAA
- a CDS encoding teichoic acid transporter: MERGKRREGVTRIGLYNVLFRISVAPLSFIFTFLVARYLSNPPYGTTYFATWQTLYVFTVGYFTIPADLFSLITSRYSAEKKDVGGIVIVNLLSGALSGIIFALLVPYYVSLTKLDIPLYFYSAISLIVLTYLLKVTNAIAQGRTPKIVGISAVVFQALRLIFGLFFMFVLNLSILAVILAYDIGYIAQILFNIFFIRANLKLDFNIAKAAVRKSLVYIANYLQYILEASIVWIALGITNSDLVVAYFESAIIVSNIQIWTQASYTGLMAKLAEDKDPSLIPVSIKLYSIIGSLFLTLIYLDGYGLLFKLRPDYIQAIFALYVLTFSNYLRGLYGIFYQAITMADPTLSPNSQNEFKGYVFSLTRNNLVFSLVGLGASSLLIYLFSSYPSYIVAMLMTIGLLINSLVMLFTSFKLSSRIYKFSFPLKEFLIPLLLSFISLPISMRFKPITFLQMIEYSIIWIIVFSSFNVILNPYGKQLFTLIIREFKQRYYK, encoded by the coding sequence TTGGAAAGGGGAAAGAGAAGAGAAGGAGTGACAAGGATCGGATTATATAACGTTTTATTTAGAATTTCCGTCGCTCCATTATCTTTCATATTCACGTTTCTCGTAGCTAGATACCTATCTAACCCACCTTACGGCACGACATATTTCGCTACTTGGCAGACTCTGTACGTTTTTACTGTTGGTTATTTTACAATTCCTGCGGATCTGTTTTCTTTGATAACTTCGAGATACTCTGCGGAGAAAAAAGACGTGGGTGGAATCGTTATAGTAAACTTACTGTCTGGAGCCCTCTCTGGTATAATTTTTGCTTTATTAGTACCATACTATGTATCTTTAACTAAGCTTGACATTCCATTGTATTTTTACTCAGCGATCTCGTTAATAGTACTTACTTATCTGCTAAAAGTAACTAACGCTATAGCTCAAGGTAGAACTCCAAAAATAGTAGGGATATCTGCAGTAGTATTTCAAGCTTTACGACTTATCTTCGGTTTGTTTTTTATGTTTGTTCTTAATCTTTCAATTCTTGCTGTAATACTAGCGTACGATATAGGCTATATCGCTCAAATACTTTTCAATATCTTTTTCATTAGGGCTAATCTTAAGTTAGATTTTAATATAGCTAAAGCAGCAGTTCGTAAGTCGTTGGTCTACATAGCTAATTATCTTCAATATATTTTAGAAGCATCTATTGTATGGATAGCTTTGGGGATTACCAATTCTGATCTAGTGGTTGCATATTTTGAGTCAGCCATAATTGTAAGTAATATTCAGATATGGACACAAGCCTCATATACTGGGTTAATGGCAAAGCTAGCAGAAGATAAGGACCCCTCGCTTATCCCCGTCTCTATTAAATTATACTCTATAATTGGTAGTTTATTCTTAACCCTAATTTATTTAGATGGTTACGGTTTGTTATTTAAGCTAAGACCAGATTATATACAAGCCATATTTGCATTATACGTTTTAACTTTCTCTAATTATCTAAGGGGTTTATATGGGATTTTTTATCAAGCAATTACAATGGCTGATCCCACTCTTTCCCCTAACTCACAAAACGAGTTTAAGGGTTATGTATTTAGCTTAACTAGGAATAACCTAGTTTTCTCTCTAGTTGGGTTAGGAGCATCTTCATTATTGATATATCTCTTCTCTTCTTATCCTTCATACATAGTAGCTATGTTAATGACTATAGGATTACTCATCAACTCTCTCGTAATGCTTTTTACGTCCTTTAAGTTGTCATCAAGGATATACAAATTCTCATTTCCACTAAAAGAGTTCTTAATTCCCTTACTCTTATCGTTCATTTCTCTTCCTATATCCATGAGATTTAAGCCAATTACCTTCTTGCAAATGATAGAATATTCTATAATTTGGATAATCGTGTTTTCTTCTTTCAATGTTATTTTAAATCCTTATGGTAAGCAGTTATTTACGTTAATTATAAGAGAATTTAAGCAAAGATATTATAAGTGA
- a CDS encoding glycosyltransferase family 39 protein yields MQFNNKWIDYFFYIALISLLIVYTYETVITFAPINGYIGDEVWYPTAAYNLLKYVFHVTPPPMSTIGYPNEQNIQTYLNPEHPPLAKYIMAVFIYLLGYNPVAWRLPSWILGDLTILVAFFLSKKIVGNGYLGNIAGLLSALLIALDPNFWVLHGIGLLDIYVSFFGILSLYFLLRGNILLSSITLALAMLSKEPAYVLIFPFLFYLGELTNSIKRRAIYGLGLPIFIYVLFSIPLIAYYGGVTSWLDATVIHRAIWDVTNGHITLTATSQISTPWDWFLDIHPFYLGYNLYASTNPYVLILWIITTPIAFIFKDIKLIVTTMWAWTEWIGFVIVYFLGNHTLFSFYVTDFMPVVDVYVVMSLFKLVQKINILK; encoded by the coding sequence ATGCAATTTAATAATAAGTGGATTGATTATTTCTTTTACATTGCCCTAATTAGCTTATTAATAGTTTATACTTATGAGACAGTGATTACGTTTGCACCAATCAATGGATATATCGGAGACGAGGTTTGGTATCCTACAGCTGCTTACAACCTTTTAAAATATGTGTTTCATGTTACACCTCCACCTATGTCGACTATTGGGTATCCTAATGAGCAAAATATTCAAACTTATTTGAATCCGGAACATCCGCCTTTAGCTAAATATATCATGGCTGTATTTATATATCTATTGGGCTATAATCCAGTAGCATGGAGATTACCAAGTTGGATTTTAGGCGATTTAACTATACTAGTTGCGTTTTTCTTGTCTAAGAAGATAGTTGGTAATGGATATTTAGGTAATATAGCAGGGTTGTTATCAGCTTTACTTATAGCGTTAGATCCTAACTTTTGGGTACTTCATGGTATAGGTCTCTTGGACATATATGTATCTTTCTTTGGAATATTATCATTATATTTTCTTTTAAGGGGGAATATACTCTTGTCATCTATTACTTTGGCTTTAGCTATGTTATCAAAAGAACCTGCTTATGTATTAATTTTCCCCTTCTTATTTTATCTAGGTGAATTGACTAACAGTATTAAGAGAAGAGCAATTTATGGCTTGGGTTTACCCATATTTATTTATGTATTATTCTCTATACCGCTGATAGCATATTATGGTGGTGTAACCTCTTGGTTAGATGCTACAGTAATACATAGAGCAATTTGGGACGTAACTAATGGACATATTACATTGACTGCAACTTCCCAGATATCTACACCATGGGACTGGTTTCTTGATATACATCCATTCTATTTAGGTTATAACTTATATGCTAGTACAAACCCATACGTATTAATATTATGGATAATTACTACTCCCATTGCTTTTATTTTTAAGGACATAAAACTAATAGTCACCACAATGTGGGCATGGACTGAGTGGATAGGCTTTGTAATAGTTTATTTCTTAGGAAATCACACATTATTTAGTTTCTATGTCACAGATTTCATGCCGGTAGTTGACGTGTATGTAGTGATGTCATTATTTAAATTAGTTCAAAAGATAAATATTCTTAAGTAA
- a CDS encoding APC family permease yields the protein MSKPSINEQQKTREPERHLSFLDIVFLSMGGQSPFLSILTYGLAAFLYAGLFGPIAIILGTLLVLINGLVVYELSKRFTKEGGYYTYAFYSLTKRLGFETGWLYVFYSLTYGVAYILGATYVIYHVLGISPWIVGLGIVGITSIFAILGIRVSTKYAIVAASLEIAVMTTLAFLFIQSTHFYFYNPFSVHINFSKLAFAILFGSSIPTGYGSITPISGEAKNARKTISRAIITVILLGGLLAAFDVYAIGDHLVYFHLISNVTKIDILNLIKDRLGIVTLVFVLFASINDGILGALAFLTATSRTIFAMSSVGFLPKFLSKFENHKGPTRAVALSSILYIMLTALMLYIVKAPFLAFEILGAIAVLSSLFVHLSSNFSLVRISLKKINKRKLQISIGLIASVFSFFILIYSMEQASPIEVYVFMTWIIIGFLLAEIFSMIEEENEEED from the coding sequence ATGTCTAAACCATCAATTAATGAGCAACAAAAAACGCGAGAACCAGAGAGGCATTTAAGCTTCCTTGATATCGTGTTCCTCTCAATGGGTGGACAATCTCCATTTTTAAGCATATTAACATATGGTCTAGCAGCTTTCTTATATGCTGGCTTATTTGGTCCTATAGCTATTATACTAGGTACTTTATTAGTCTTAATAAATGGTCTCGTAGTATATGAGCTTTCTAAGAGATTCACAAAAGAAGGGGGATATTATACATACGCCTTTTATTCACTCACCAAGAGGCTAGGCTTCGAGACTGGATGGTTGTACGTATTTTATTCACTGACATATGGTGTGGCATACATTTTAGGTGCAACATATGTAATTTACCATGTACTGGGAATAAGTCCATGGATTGTAGGATTAGGTATAGTAGGAATAACCTCCATATTTGCTATATTAGGCATTAGGGTAAGTACTAAATATGCAATAGTTGCAGCGTCTCTCGAAATTGCAGTAATGACTACTTTAGCTTTTTTGTTTATTCAATCCACGCACTTTTACTTTTATAATCCTTTCTCTGTGCATATAAATTTTAGTAAGTTAGCCTTCGCTATTCTATTCGGCTCTTCCATTCCTACAGGTTACGGTTCTATTACTCCAATATCTGGTGAGGCTAAGAATGCAAGAAAAACTATAAGTAGAGCTATCATAACCGTTATCTTATTAGGTGGTCTTCTAGCTGCCTTTGACGTATACGCAATTGGTGACCATTTAGTATATTTCCATCTTATATCCAATGTCACAAAGATAGATATACTAAACCTAATAAAAGATAGGTTGGGTATTGTGACACTAGTGTTTGTTCTCTTTGCGTCAATCAATGATGGTATATTAGGTGCGTTAGCCTTTCTAACGGCAACATCTAGAACAATTTTTGCAATGTCCTCAGTAGGATTTTTACCTAAGTTTCTTAGTAAATTTGAAAATCATAAAGGTCCAACACGAGCTGTTGCCTTATCTTCAATTCTGTATATAATGTTGACTGCGTTGATGCTGTATATTGTTAAAGCTCCTTTTCTAGCTTTTGAAATACTTGGAGCAATAGCTGTGTTATCAAGCTTATTCGTACACTTGTCTTCTAACTTTTCACTAGTCAGAATATCTTTAAAGAAGATAAATAAGAGAAAATTGCAAATTAGTATAGGTTTAATCGCCTCAGTATTTAGCTTCTTTATCCTTATATACTCTATGGAACAAGCTT
- a CDS encoding CBS domain-containing protein, with translation MKEELVSDYMKTQVLTVDRNTSLKEIAIIMTKNNIGSVIVVDRDKPVGIITERDIVKAIGNGKDLSARAEEIMTTNLIMVRQDSPITGALSLMRSYNIRHLPVVDDQGNLKGIISIRDVARAIDDMIEG, from the coding sequence ATGAAAGAAGAATTAGTAAGTGATTACATGAAAACCCAAGTTTTGACAGTAGATAGAAATACAAGTCTTAAAGAGATTGCTATAATAATGACTAAAAATAATATTGGATCAGTAATTGTTGTTGATAGAGATAAGCCTGTTGGGATTATAACTGAGAGAGATATAGTAAAAGCAATAGGTAATGGAAAAGATTTGTCAGCTAGGGCAGAAGAAATTATGACAACTAATTTGATTATGGTTAGGCAAGACTCACCTATTACTGGAGCATTAAGTTTAATGAGATCGTACAATATAAGACATTTACCAGTGGTAGATGATCAAGGGAATCTAAAAGGTATAATTTCTATAAGGGACGTGGCGAGAGCCATAGATGATATGATTGAAGGTTAA